One region of Bdellovibrio bacteriovorus genomic DNA includes:
- a CDS encoding KH domain-containing protein, whose amino-acid sequence MSSSEKPLVIKRQSRDPWRLENPSKEGVINQCRDLIEGLLKLNADVPEEMTVTVIPGDRTTTFKVDCCQQNMARLIGKNGKTITSIRNIVTAITSKYGLRAIVDIPFYPQD is encoded by the coding sequence ATGTCTTCATCAGAAAAACCACTTGTTATCAAACGTCAAAGCCGCGATCCCTGGAGGCTCGAAAACCCCTCGAAAGAAGGCGTGATCAATCAATGCCGCGATCTTATAGAGGGTTTACTAAAACTCAATGCCGATGTTCCCGAAGAAATGACAGTGACAGTGATTCCCGGTGATAGAACCACCACTTTCAAAGTGGACTGCTGTCAGCAGAATATGGCCCGACTCATCGGTAAAAACGGAAAAACTATTACGAGCATTCGCAACATCGTCACGGCTATCACTTCCAAGTACGGTCTGAGAGCCATTGTCGATATACCGTTT